One window from the genome of Pseudonocardia hierapolitana encodes:
- a CDS encoding VOC family protein, with the protein MIEPRLDHLVYAAPDLDALVAGFTARTGVAPAPGGKHVGRGTRNHLVGLGGAAYLELIGPDDPAATPLPDVFGIDRLAAPRLAAWVVRPTDLDATVRHARAQGYDPGDIVPLSRRTPDGHLLEWRLTPNQGDRFDGLAPALIDWQDAKHPTAGGLPELRLVALAGRHPDPPAVQRALAALGVTLDVTAGPPALEAVLDTPRGPITIS; encoded by the coding sequence GTGATCGAGCCCCGGCTGGACCACCTCGTGTACGCCGCCCCCGATCTCGACGCGCTCGTCGCCGGGTTCACCGCGCGGACGGGGGTCGCGCCCGCGCCGGGCGGCAAGCACGTCGGCCGCGGCACCCGCAACCACCTCGTCGGGCTCGGCGGTGCGGCCTACCTGGAGCTGATCGGCCCCGACGACCCGGCCGCGACGCCCCTCCCGGACGTCTTCGGCATCGACCGGCTGGCCGCGCCCCGGCTGGCGGCGTGGGTCGTGCGGCCCACCGACCTCGACGCGACCGTCCGGCACGCCCGCGCGCAGGGCTACGACCCGGGGGACATCGTGCCGCTCTCGCGCCGCACGCCCGACGGGCACCTCCTGGAGTGGCGCCTGACGCCCAACCAGGGCGACCGCTTCGACGGGCTCGCGCCCGCGCTCATCGACTGGCAGGACGCGAAACACCCCACGGCGGGAGGCCTGCCGGAGCTGCGGCTCGTCGCGCTCGCCGGCCGCCACCCGGACCCGCCGGCCGTGCAGCGAGCGCTGGCGGCGCTCGGCGTCACGCTCGACGTCACGGCGGGGCCGCCGGCGCTGGAGGCGGTGCTCGACACCCCGCGCGGCCCGATCACGATCAGCTGA
- a CDS encoding flavin-dependent oxidoreductase — MKVLIVGAGIGGLAAALFLHDAGIECEIYERSPAIRELGVGINALPLAVGPLAGLGLLDRLDEVAVRTEELFYCHRLGQVIMRRPCGLAAGSDVPQLSVHRGRLQGVLLRAVRERLGPDAVHTGHRFAGFEQDTDGIRATFSDPAGEPLGERTGDVLLGADGIHSTVRAAFFPDEGPPRWNGVMMWRGATDWPPFLTGRSMIVAGGNAAKLVLYPIGRGHSPDTVLTNWAICIRSGDPGDPPPRREDWSRPGDPAELAPHLERFRTPHLDLPGLVAATPEFYEYPMCDRDPLPRWSHGRVTLLGDAAHPMYPMGSNGAGQAVLDAVALTRHLTSGADPEAALTAYQDERLPATREIVLRNRVGGPEMVIDEVERRAPDGFDHLDDVIDPAELEEIVKSYAAASVAAPTGRS, encoded by the coding sequence GTGAAGGTGCTGATCGTCGGGGCCGGCATCGGCGGGCTGGCCGCTGCCCTGTTCCTGCACGACGCCGGGATCGAGTGCGAGATCTACGAGCGCAGCCCCGCGATCCGGGAGCTGGGGGTCGGGATCAACGCCCTCCCGCTCGCCGTCGGGCCGCTCGCCGGGCTGGGCCTCCTCGACCGGCTCGACGAGGTCGCGGTCCGCACCGAGGAGCTGTTCTACTGCCACCGCCTCGGCCAGGTGATCATGCGCAGGCCGTGCGGCCTCGCCGCGGGCTCCGACGTCCCGCAGCTCTCGGTGCACCGCGGCAGGCTGCAAGGTGTGCTGCTGCGCGCGGTCCGCGAACGCCTCGGCCCCGACGCGGTGCACACCGGGCACCGGTTCGCCGGGTTCGAGCAGGACACCGACGGCATCCGCGCCACGTTCAGCGACCCGGCCGGCGAGCCCCTCGGCGAGCGCACGGGTGACGTGCTGCTCGGCGCCGACGGCATCCACTCCACGGTGCGCGCCGCCTTCTTCCCCGACGAGGGCCCGCCGCGCTGGAACGGCGTGATGATGTGGCGCGGCGCCACCGACTGGCCGCCGTTCCTCACCGGCCGGTCGATGATCGTCGCCGGGGGCAACGCCGCCAAGCTGGTGCTCTACCCGATCGGCCGGGGCCACTCCCCCGACACCGTGCTCACCAACTGGGCGATCTGCATCCGCAGCGGCGATCCCGGCGACCCGCCGCCACGCCGGGAGGACTGGTCCCGCCCCGGCGACCCGGCCGAGCTCGCCCCGCACCTCGAGCGCTTCCGCACCCCGCACCTCGACCTGCCGGGTCTGGTGGCGGCCACGCCGGAGTTCTACGAGTACCCCATGTGCGACCGCGACCCGCTGCCCCGCTGGAGCCACGGCCGCGTCACCCTCCTCGGCGACGCCGCCCACCCGATGTACCCGATGGGCTCCAACGGCGCGGGCCAGGCCGTGCTCGACGCCGTGGCCCTCACCCGCCACCTGACGTCCGGCGCCGACCCGGAGGCCGCGCTGACGGCGTACCAGGACGAGCGGCTGCCGGCCACGCGCGAGATCGTGCTGCGCAACCGGGTGGGCGGGCCGGAGATGGTGATCGACGAGGTCGAGCGCCGCGCCCCGGACGGTTTCGACCACCTGGACGACGTGATCGACCCGGCCGAGCTGGAGGAGATCGTCAAGAGCTACGCGGCCGCGTCCGTGGCGGCGCCGACGGGCCGGTCCTGA
- a CDS encoding sodium:solute symporter family protein, which yields MTEQLWIVLVIVVLYMAVLAGISVVVRRSSRTSEGFASGGRVFPAALIGFLLMSEFIGTSATLGTAQQAYTTGISAAWNVLALAIGFVLFSVFVAKKYKALGENTISGALARTYGEGVRTATSLTMTCALLIVAVAIYASGGAILATLLGIDHVWATILVGVLATLYVVVGGMRSVVYTNLLHAIMKLAAVAVLAGIGLSRVGGIDELRAALPAANFSVVGVGWAQIFAWLIAGVGAIFATQYVVQAVTTVRDPERAQRAGFYAALMLVPFGLLAAVVGMVSAVLYPDIDSIDALPALAVDIDPLLTGLVMCGLVGAILGSIAALIIGSATLLLKDFYRPYFNRDGDDRKDLVFLRVATFVAGVLPIVLALLAKDVLAVTFLAKSLRAALAVLIVLMFYKPGYGSSRAAMWSILAALVATTGWFLVGDPFGVDNAYIAVATPLVIMTVAHLFRRRPAPVEAT from the coding sequence GTGACGGAACAGCTGTGGATCGTCCTGGTCATCGTCGTGCTCTACATGGCGGTGCTCGCCGGGATCAGCGTGGTCGTGCGCCGGTCGTCGCGCACCTCGGAGGGGTTCGCCAGCGGCGGGCGGGTGTTCCCGGCCGCGCTGATCGGGTTCCTGCTGATGTCGGAGTTCATCGGGACGTCCGCGACGCTCGGCACGGCGCAGCAGGCGTACACCACGGGTATCTCGGCAGCCTGGAACGTCCTCGCGCTGGCGATCGGCTTCGTCCTGTTCTCGGTGTTCGTGGCGAAGAAGTACAAGGCGCTCGGCGAGAACACGATCTCCGGCGCGCTGGCCCGCACCTACGGCGAGGGCGTGCGCACGGCTACCTCGCTGACGATGACGTGCGCGCTGCTGATCGTGGCCGTCGCGATCTACGCGAGCGGCGGGGCGATCCTGGCGACCCTGCTCGGCATCGACCACGTCTGGGCGACGATCCTCGTCGGGGTGCTGGCCACGCTCTACGTGGTCGTCGGCGGCATGCGCTCGGTCGTCTACACCAACCTGCTCCACGCGATCATGAAGCTGGCCGCTGTGGCGGTGCTCGCCGGGATCGGCCTGTCGCGGGTCGGCGGCATCGACGAGCTGCGCGCCGCGCTCCCCGCTGCGAACTTCTCCGTGGTCGGCGTCGGGTGGGCGCAGATCTTCGCCTGGCTGATCGCCGGTGTCGGCGCGATCTTCGCCACGCAGTACGTCGTGCAGGCCGTCACCACCGTCCGCGACCCGGAGCGCGCCCAGCGCGCGGGCTTCTACGCGGCGCTGATGCTGGTGCCGTTCGGGCTCCTCGCCGCCGTCGTCGGGATGGTGAGCGCGGTGCTCTACCCGGACATCGACTCGATCGACGCGCTGCCCGCGCTCGCCGTCGACATCGATCCGCTGCTGACCGGGCTCGTCATGTGCGGCCTGGTCGGGGCGATCCTCGGCAGCATCGCCGCGCTGATCATCGGCTCGGCGACCCTGCTGCTCAAGGACTTCTACCGGCCGTACTTCAACCGGGATGGTGACGACCGCAAGGACCTCGTCTTCCTCCGCGTGGCGACTTTCGTGGCGGGCGTCCTGCCGATCGTCCTGGCGCTGCTCGCGAAGGACGTGCTCGCGGTGACGTTCCTGGCCAAGTCGCTGCGCGCGGCGCTCGCCGTCCTGATCGTCCTGATGTTCTACAAGCCCGGGTACGGCAGCAGTCGGGCCGCCATGTGGTCCATCCTCGCCGCGCTCGTGGCGACGACCGGGTGGTTCCTGGTGGGCGACCCGTTCGGCGTCGACAACGCCTACATCGCCGTCGCCACCCCGCTCGTGATCATGACGGTGGCGCACCTGTTCCGGCGCCGTCCCGCCCCGGTGGAGGCGACATGA
- a CDS encoding UbiD family decarboxylase encodes MTPPGASLRGWLDHLRSRGRLAVAEPGVDLRFGVAGIANRLDGRSATLFPRPGGHPVPIVSGLLSDRAWMAEAVGVAQDRLVERYRGACLEPVPSREVGEAPCQQVVNKDVDLTAMLPIPTHNEHDHGAYITAGLLVARRPDTGVQNVSIHRLQVSGPNRLGALLLPRHTLAFFQAQESAGADLEIAVVIGVDPLTLMASQAIVPIDHDELDISGALRGEPLPVTRCVTNEVRVPADAEIVLEGRLLAQVREPEGPFGEFPQYYGERAERHVVEIDALTHREEPIYHTIVGGGLEHLLLGGIPREASFLAALRRSFPCVRDVHLSRGGTCRYHLYVQVDRPAPGEAKNVVLGALATHYDIKHVTVVDTDVDVHDPTEVEWAVATRFQADRDLVVVAGSQGSKLDPSTDGGVGAKMGLDATVPVDAPPMKFTRIAVPGERDLDVDALTAPAPADWQALR; translated from the coding sequence ATGACACCGCCCGGCGCGAGCCTGCGGGGCTGGCTCGACCACCTGCGCTCCCGCGGCCGCCTCGCGGTGGCCGAGCCCGGGGTGGACCTGCGGTTCGGCGTCGCGGGCATCGCGAACCGCCTCGACGGGCGCAGCGCCACGCTGTTCCCGCGTCCGGGCGGGCACCCGGTCCCGATCGTGTCGGGGCTGCTGTCGGACCGCGCGTGGATGGCCGAGGCGGTGGGAGTGGCGCAGGACCGGCTGGTCGAGCGCTACCGCGGTGCGTGCCTGGAGCCGGTGCCCAGCCGCGAGGTCGGCGAGGCGCCCTGCCAGCAGGTGGTGAACAAGGACGTCGACCTCACCGCGATGCTGCCGATCCCCACGCACAACGAGCACGACCACGGCGCCTACATCACCGCAGGCCTGCTGGTCGCGCGCCGGCCCGACACCGGCGTGCAGAACGTCTCGATCCACCGCCTCCAGGTGAGCGGCCCGAACCGGCTCGGCGCGCTGCTGCTGCCCCGGCACACGCTCGCCTTCTTCCAGGCGCAGGAGTCGGCGGGGGCCGACCTCGAGATCGCCGTGGTGATCGGGGTGGACCCGCTCACGCTCATGGCCTCGCAGGCCATCGTCCCGATCGACCACGACGAGCTGGACATCTCCGGCGCGCTGCGCGGCGAGCCGCTGCCCGTCACCCGGTGCGTCACCAACGAGGTGCGCGTGCCCGCCGACGCCGAGATCGTCCTGGAAGGGCGGCTGCTCGCACAGGTGCGCGAGCCCGAGGGCCCGTTCGGCGAGTTCCCGCAGTACTACGGCGAGCGGGCCGAGCGGCACGTCGTGGAGATCGACGCGCTGACCCACCGGGAGGAGCCGATCTACCACACGATCGTCGGCGGCGGGCTGGAACACCTGCTGCTCGGCGGCATCCCGCGGGAGGCGTCGTTCCTCGCCGCGCTGCGCCGCAGCTTCCCGTGCGTGCGGGACGTGCACCTCTCGCGCGGGGGAACGTGCCGCTACCACCTGTACGTGCAGGTGGATCGCCCGGCACCGGGCGAGGCCAAGAACGTCGTGCTGGGTGCTCTCGCCACGCACTACGACATCAAGCACGTCACGGTCGTCGACACCGACGTCGACGTGCACGACCCCACCGAGGTCGAGTGGGCGGTCGCCACCCGCTTCCAGGCAGACCGCGACCTCGTCGTCGTAGCGGGCAGCCAGGGCTCGAAGCTCGACCCGTCCACCGACGGCGGGGTGGGCGCCAAGATGGGCCTCGACGCCACGGTCCCGGTGGACGCGCCGCCCATGAAGTTCACACGGATCGCGGTGCCGGGCGAGCGGGACCTCGACGTCGACGCGCTGACCGCGCCCGCGCCGGCCGACTGGCAGGCGCTGCGATGA
- a CDS encoding SDR family NAD(P)-dependent oxidoreductase has product MQLEGKTVVVTGATGGIGERYVHAFAAAGANVIAADVPAAAEAGAELAEKAGCAFVAADVTSDDDWAAVVARARGRVDALVNNAAIYQRLGAKRPLTELSTNDWDTVLRVNVRGTWQGIKAVVPAMRAAGGGRIVNISSSTARMGVPGFVHYVASKAAVEGLTRAAARELGADGITVNAVAPGLVSDEATRTLNSDDYIAAAAGGRALGREMVPEDLVGAVLFLASDAAGFMTGQTLVIDGGVVFT; this is encoded by the coding sequence ATGCAGCTCGAGGGCAAGACCGTGGTCGTCACCGGGGCGACCGGCGGGATCGGCGAGCGCTACGTCCACGCCTTCGCCGCTGCGGGCGCGAACGTGATCGCCGCGGACGTCCCCGCCGCGGCCGAGGCCGGCGCCGAGCTCGCCGAGAAGGCCGGCTGCGCCTTCGTGGCCGCGGACGTGACCTCCGACGACGACTGGGCCGCCGTGGTGGCGCGGGCACGAGGCCGCGTCGACGCGCTGGTCAACAACGCCGCGATCTACCAGCGGCTCGGCGCCAAACGCCCTCTCACGGAGCTGTCGACCAACGACTGGGACACGGTGCTGAGGGTCAACGTCCGGGGCACGTGGCAGGGCATCAAGGCGGTCGTGCCGGCGATGCGGGCGGCAGGCGGCGGGCGGATCGTCAACATCTCCTCCTCGACCGCGCGGATGGGCGTGCCCGGCTTCGTCCACTACGTGGCCTCCAAGGCCGCCGTGGAAGGGCTCACGCGCGCCGCGGCCCGCGAGCTCGGCGCCGACGGCATCACGGTGAACGCCGTCGCGCCCGGCCTGGTCAGCGACGAGGCCACCCGCACGCTCAACAGCGACGACTACATCGCCGCTGCAGCCGGCGGGCGGGCGCTGGGCCGGGAGATGGTGCCCGAGGACCTGGTCGGCGCGGTGCTGTTCCTCGCCTCCGACGCCGCGGGCTTCATGACCGGCCAGACCCTGGTCATCGACGGGGGAGTGGTGTTCACGTGA
- a CDS encoding PPOX class F420-dependent oxidoreductase → MLFDGANFAVLSTLEPNGKPHSTVVWVKRDGDDLLFALPRSRRKTANLYRDPRAAVAIFDPANPYESVQVQGTASLEDDPDGELIDELSHKYTGGPYPGFAGPNPEWVTVRISAEKVFGP, encoded by the coding sequence ATGCTGTTCGACGGCGCGAATTTCGCCGTGCTGTCCACCCTCGAACCGAACGGCAAGCCGCATTCGACGGTCGTCTGGGTGAAGCGCGACGGTGACGACCTCCTGTTCGCATTACCCAGGAGCCGCCGCAAGACCGCCAACCTGTACCGCGACCCCCGAGCCGCCGTGGCGATCTTCGATCCGGCCAACCCGTACGAGAGTGTCCAGGTGCAGGGCACCGCATCCCTCGAGGACGACCCGGACGGCGAGCTGATCGACGAGCTGTCGCACAAGTACACGGGCGGGCCGTATCCCGGATTCGCCGGGCCGAACCCGGAATGGGTGACCGTGCGAATCAGCGCCGAGAAGGTCTTCGGCCCCTGA
- a CDS encoding UbiX family flavin prenyltransferase has product MSAPRLVVGISGASGITYGVRLLELLRPTPVQTHLVVTKSARMTLAYETDMSLADLTALADVSYSNTDLGAAISSGSFRTLGMVVAPCSVKSMSEIASGVTTSLLARAADVVLKERRRLVLMVRETPLHRNHLRTMAELTELGAVIAPPVPAFYARPATLEEMVDHTVGRVLDLFDLDLGVVRRWGEAVVP; this is encoded by the coding sequence ATGAGCGCGCCCCGGTTGGTGGTGGGGATCTCCGGTGCGTCCGGCATCACCTACGGCGTGCGGCTGCTGGAGCTGCTGCGGCCCACGCCGGTGCAGACCCACCTCGTCGTCACCAAGTCGGCGCGGATGACGCTCGCCTACGAGACCGACATGTCCCTCGCCGACCTCACCGCGCTCGCCGACGTCAGCTACTCCAACACCGACCTCGGCGCCGCGATCTCCAGCGGCTCGTTCCGGACGCTGGGGATGGTGGTGGCGCCGTGCTCGGTGAAGTCGATGTCCGAGATCGCCTCGGGGGTGACGACGAGCCTGCTCGCCCGCGCGGCCGACGTCGTGCTCAAGGAGCGCCGCAGGCTGGTGCTGATGGTCCGCGAGACCCCCCTGCACCGCAACCACCTGCGGACCATGGCCGAGCTGACCGAGCTCGGCGCAGTGATCGCGCCGCCGGTGCCCGCGTTCTACGCCCGCCCCGCGACGCTGGAGGAGATGGTGGACCACACCGTGGGACGCGTGCTCGATCTGTTCGACCTCGATCTCGGCGTCGTCCGACGCTGGGGAGAGGCGGTGGTTCCGTGA
- a CDS encoding MFS transporter, which translates to MGDTAAPAPSRRQMIAAGLSSVVGFGFDLFDLFVLLYVASTVGPLFFPTSSPTLTLAATFASFGVSLVMRPLGGAVFGRYADRRGRRHTLIVTVVGVGVATALMGLLPTYESIGVLAPAVFIVLRLVQGLLVGGVVASTHTLGTETVAQRWRGLVSGLVGGGGAAIGSVVASLTFLAVSAAFPGEAFAAWGWRVMFFSGLVASLLSLLLFRATEESPLWRTSDTPPARARELLGREHRRTLLTSLALVIGAGAQYYLTTGYLPTFLGNVNEVPPGPRGELLVWTSLAILPAALLAGHLSERFGRRPVFLVVGALNVVALPVLVLAMAGFGPDGIGPLLGYGLLLTVCANASYAAVPIFLNEAFPTRLRATATAVVWNGGFAIGGLMTTFVSLASPTVADIPGRLAIFLAACVVLFLAGAALSRETRGALEREPVVTAA; encoded by the coding sequence GTGGGCGACACCGCAGCACCTGCCCCGAGCAGGCGGCAGATGATCGCGGCCGGCCTGTCGTCCGTGGTCGGGTTCGGCTTCGATCTGTTCGACCTCTTCGTCCTCCTGTACGTCGCCTCCACGGTGGGGCCGCTGTTCTTCCCGACCTCGAGCCCGACGCTGACGCTCGCCGCCACGTTCGCCTCGTTCGGGGTGAGCCTGGTGATGCGCCCGCTCGGCGGGGCGGTGTTCGGGCGGTACGCCGACCGCCGCGGGCGGCGGCACACGCTGATCGTCACGGTGGTGGGGGTCGGGGTGGCCACCGCGTTGATGGGATTGCTGCCGACGTACGAGTCGATCGGTGTCCTCGCGCCGGCCGTGTTCATCGTGCTGCGGCTGGTGCAGGGCCTCCTGGTCGGCGGGGTGGTCGCCTCGACGCACACCCTCGGCACCGAGACCGTGGCCCAGCGGTGGCGCGGGCTGGTGTCGGGGCTGGTGGGCGGCGGTGGGGCCGCCATCGGGTCCGTCGTCGCCTCGCTGACCTTCCTGGCCGTGTCCGCGGCCTTCCCCGGCGAGGCGTTCGCTGCATGGGGCTGGCGGGTGATGTTCTTCAGCGGGCTGGTCGCGTCCCTGCTCAGCCTGCTGCTCTTCCGGGCGACGGAGGAGTCGCCGCTGTGGCGCACCTCCGACACCCCGCCGGCACGGGCCCGTGAGCTGCTCGGTCGCGAGCACCGGCGCACCCTGCTGACCAGCCTCGCGCTCGTGATCGGCGCGGGCGCCCAGTACTACCTCACCACCGGCTACCTGCCGACCTTCCTCGGCAACGTGAACGAGGTGCCGCCGGGACCGCGCGGGGAGCTACTGGTGTGGACGAGCCTCGCGATCCTGCCCGCCGCGCTGCTCGCCGGGCACCTGTCCGAGCGGTTCGGCCGCAGGCCGGTGTTCCTCGTGGTCGGGGCGCTCAACGTCGTGGCGCTGCCGGTCCTCGTGCTGGCCATGGCCGGGTTCGGCCCGGACGGCATCGGCCCACTGCTCGGCTACGGCCTGCTGCTCACGGTGTGCGCCAACGCCTCCTACGCGGCCGTGCCGATCTTCCTCAACGAGGCGTTCCCGACGCGGCTGCGGGCCACGGCGACGGCCGTCGTGTGGAACGGTGGGTTCGCCATCGGCGGGCTCATGACCACGTTCGTGAGCCTCGCCAGCCCCACCGTCGCCGACATCCCCGGCCGGCTCGCGATCTTCCTCGCGGCCTGCGTGGTGCTGTTCCTCGCGGGCGCGGCGCTCTCCCGGGAGACCCGGGGCGCCCTGGAACGCGAGCCCGTCGTGACCGCGGCCTGA
- a CDS encoding ABC transporter permease — translation MPRIELGAIVESFITWLLRAFPGLFDAVSAVLTVLVDALTALLTGPSYLLWIAVFGIVALLVRGVGLAVFTVLAFLLIASLNLWPETMESLAVVLVAAVLATAIGVPLGIWAARRRSASAVLRPVLDFMQTTPVFVYLIPAVFFFGIGVVPGVVATTIFSIPPAVRLTELGIRGVDPEVVEAAHAFGAHPRQILREIQLPMALPSIMAGINQVIMLALSMVVVAGLAGAGGLGSVVVSAVTQLDIAAGFEGGLAVVILAIFLDRVTAALADRPNRGLWRRLVPARKVAGARSPSAV, via the coding sequence GTGCCGCGCATCGAACTCGGCGCCATCGTCGAATCGTTCATCACCTGGCTCCTGCGTGCCTTCCCCGGTCTGTTCGACGCCGTCAGCGCGGTGCTGACCGTGCTCGTCGACGCGCTCACCGCCCTGCTCACCGGCCCGTCGTACCTGCTGTGGATCGCCGTGTTCGGCATCGTCGCGCTGCTCGTCCGCGGCGTCGGCCTCGCGGTGTTCACCGTGCTCGCGTTCCTGCTCATCGCGTCGCTGAACCTGTGGCCGGAAACCATGGAGAGCCTCGCCGTGGTGCTGGTGGCGGCCGTGCTCGCCACCGCCATCGGCGTGCCGCTCGGCATCTGGGCGGCGCGGCGGCGCAGCGCGAGCGCCGTCCTGCGTCCGGTGCTGGACTTCATGCAGACCACGCCGGTGTTCGTCTACCTGATCCCCGCCGTGTTCTTCTTCGGCATCGGCGTGGTGCCCGGCGTCGTCGCCACCACGATCTTCTCCATCCCGCCCGCCGTGCGGCTCACCGAGCTCGGCATCCGCGGCGTGGACCCCGAGGTGGTGGAGGCCGCGCACGCCTTCGGCGCCCACCCCCGCCAGATCCTGCGGGAGATCCAGCTCCCCATGGCCCTGCCCTCGATCATGGCCGGGATCAACCAGGTGATCATGTTGGCCCTGTCGATGGTGGTCGTCGCCGGGTTGGCCGGCGCGGGCGGGCTCGGCAGCGTCGTCGTCAGCGCGGTCACCCAGCTCGACATCGCCGCGGGCTTCGAGGGCGGGTTGGCCGTCGTCATCCTGGCGATCTTCCTCGACCGCGTCACCGCAGCGCTCGCCGATCGCCCGAACCGGGGGCTGTGGCGGCGCCTGGTCCCGGCGCGCAAGGTGGCGGGCGCGCGGAGCCCGTCGGCCGTGTAG
- a CDS encoding LLM class flavin-dependent oxidoreductase, whose protein sequence is MTRKIGLTLPQRGTFFDVLSLSELVETGHWADETGLFDSLWIGDSLLAKPRPEAVALFGSLAAATRNVTLAVGCMASFPVRDPILFADQWATLDQLSGGRMLLAVCTGIVKPKDASAREGAPYGVTDGSRAARMEENTEIVRRLWTEDDVTYEGRYTSFENVTVLPKPVQSPPPIYIASNPAPQPLATRALHRVARIADGWMTTRKSPEHLTVNLPAIKQYLGEEGRDPESFAVSAYHNLNLSPDREAAYEESYRFLGEYYGPVFSREATRHWTATGTPEQAAADIEQLYADGATEVTLRITSWDWRRQLDLLVKEVVPRLTDAA, encoded by the coding sequence ATGACCCGGAAGATCGGGCTGACACTGCCGCAGCGCGGCACGTTCTTCGACGTGCTGAGCCTGTCCGAGCTCGTCGAGACGGGACACTGGGCGGACGAGACGGGCCTGTTCGACTCGCTGTGGATCGGCGACAGCCTGCTCGCCAAGCCCCGCCCCGAGGCGGTGGCCCTCTTCGGTTCGCTCGCCGCCGCCACCCGCAACGTGACGCTCGCCGTCGGCTGCATGGCGAGCTTCCCGGTGCGCGACCCGATCCTGTTCGCCGACCAGTGGGCCACGCTCGACCAGCTCTCCGGCGGCCGGATGCTGCTCGCGGTGTGCACGGGGATCGTCAAGCCCAAGGACGCGTCCGCGCGCGAGGGTGCGCCCTACGGCGTGACCGACGGTTCGCGGGCGGCCCGGATGGAGGAGAACACCGAGATCGTGCGGCGGCTGTGGACCGAGGACGACGTCACCTACGAAGGCCGCTACACCTCGTTCGAGAACGTGACCGTGCTGCCCAAACCGGTGCAGTCGCCCCCGCCGATCTACATCGCGTCCAACCCGGCGCCGCAGCCGCTCGCCACCCGCGCCCTCCATCGGGTGGCGCGCATCGCCGATGGCTGGATGACCACCCGCAAGAGCCCCGAACACCTGACGGTCAACCTGCCCGCGATCAAGCAGTACCTCGGGGAGGAGGGGCGCGACCCGGAGTCGTTCGCCGTGTCGGCATACCACAACCTCAACCTGAGCCCGGACCGGGAGGCGGCGTACGAGGAGAGCTACCGCTTCCTCGGCGAGTACTACGGCCCGGTCTTCAGCAGGGAGGCCACGCGGCACTGGACCGCCACCGGCACCCCGGAGCAGGCGGCCGCCGACATCGAGCAGCTCTACGCCGACGGCGCCACCGAGGTGACCCTGCGGATCACGTCGTGGGACTGGCGCCGGCAGCTCGACCTGCTCGTGAAGGAGGTCGTCCCGCGGTTGACGGACGCCGCTTAG